GTCATGGACACGATCAAGGAGCTGCAGCGCGCCGAGCATTTCACGGCCATCCTCATCAGCCACGACCTCGGCATCGTGCTCGAGGCGACGGACAGGGTGATGGTGATGCACGAGGGCCACATCGTCGAGGACGCCAGGAGCATCGACATCCTCGAACGCCCGCAGGACGAGTACACGCGGATGCTGCTGAGCCACTACGCAGACCCTCGGGCGGAGAAGATCGAGATCCCCGGCTTCCTCGACGCCGGTACGCGTCGTCGCCAAGGACGCGCGCGGACCGATGTCACCGAGACGCTGCCGACCGTCTCCTCGCGCGACACCCGTCGTGCGGATGCGGCGATCGTGGTGCAGGGCGTCTCGAAGCACTACCCGGCACCGCGACGGGGACAGGACGCCGTGACCGCGGTCGACGACGTGTCGTTCCGGCTCGAACCGGGCGAGGCGCTCGCGCTCGTCGGCGCCTCGGGCTCGGGCAAGTCGACCATCGCCAAGATGCTCACCGGCGTCGAGAAGCCGACCTCCGGCACGGTGCACTTCGGCGATGTCGACGTGGCGTCCCTCAAGCGGCGGGGTCTGCGCGATCTGCGCAAGGACGTGCAGATGGTCTTCCAGGACCCGTATGCGGCACTGAACCCGCTGCACACCGTCGAGTACGCCCTCACGCGCCCGGTCATGAACTACACCACGCCGCGAGGATCCGAGGCCAGGGCCCGCGTGCTCGAACTGCTCGAGACGGTCGGCCTCACGCCCGTCGAGCAGTTCGCGGCGAAGCTGCCGCACCAGCTCTCCGGCGGACAGCGGCAGCGCGTCGTGATCGCCAGGGCACTCGCGAGCGACCCGCAGGTGCTGATCGCCGACGAGCCCGTCTCGATGCTCGACGTCTCGCTGCGCGCCGGGGTCCTGGCGCTGCTGGAGGACCTGCGCGAGAGATGGGGCATCAGCATGCTCTACATCACGCACGACCTGCTGAGCGCGAGGCTGGTGACCCAGAACATCCTGGTGCTCAACGGCGGACGCGTGGTCGAACGCGGCGAGACCGCGGAGGTGCTGCAGCATCCGGAGGATCCGTACACGATCCAGTTGCTGGACGCCGTGCCCAATCCCACACGAATCCGATAGAACCCTCGATCCGTACATCAACACCGAGAGGAGCACTCGTGCTCGCATTCCCCGACGGCTTCCTGTGGGGTGCCGCGACAGCGGCCCACCAGGTGGAGGGCAACAACACCACGAGCAACTGGTGGGCGATGGAACACGCCCCCGGCTCGCCCATGGTGGAGCCCTCCGGCGACGCCGCCGATCACTTCCATCGCTACCCGGAGGACATGCGGCTGCTCGCCGACGCCGGGCTGAACTCCTACCGATTCTCGGTGGAGTGGGCGCGGATCGAGCCCGAGCGCGGCTTCGTCTCCCGGGCGATGCTCGACCACTACCGCCGCATGATCGACACGGCGCGCGAGAACGGGCTCGACCCCACGGTCACGCTCATGCACTTCACGGTGCCGCAGTGGTTCCAGAAGGACGGCTTCTGGCGCGCCGATGATGCGGTCGACCTGTTCGCCCGCTACGTCGAGACCGTGCTGCCGATCCTCGACGGCATCGACTACGTGTGCACCATCAACGAGCCGAACATCGCCGCGATGCTGGCCGGGGGAGAGGACGCGGCGAATCTGGTCGCCTATGGCCTCCCGAACCCCGACCTCGCGGTGGCCGACACGCTGCTCGATGCGCACCACCGTGCCACCGAGATCCTGCACTCGGTACCGGGAGTCAAAGCCGGATGGACGATCGCCACGCAGGCGTTCCACTCCACCGGTGAGCCCGGCGCCGACGAGATGCTCGCCACGTACGGCGACCCGCGCGACCACTGGTACCTCGACCAGTCGGCCGGCGACGACTTCGTCGGAGTGCAGGCCTACACCCGCACCTTCATCGGCCCCGAGGGTCCGCTGCCCGTATCGCCGGACGTCGAGACCACGCTGACCGGCTGGGAGTTCTTCCCCGAGGCACTCGAGATGGGTGTGCGCAGCGCCTGGGAGCGCAGTGGCGGCGTGCCGGTGCTCGTGACCGAGAACGGCATCGCGACCGCCGACGACACCCGGCGAATCGCCTACACGCAGGGAGCGCTGGAGGGATTGCACCGCGCGATCTCCGACGGCATCGACGTGCGGGCCTACCAGCACTGGAGCGCCCTGGACAACTACGAGTGGGCCAGCGGCTTCCGGCCCACGTTCGGGCTGATCGGCTTCGACCACGAGACGTTCGCGCGCTCGCCGAAGCCCTCGC
The DNA window shown above is from Microbacterium maritypicum and carries:
- a CDS encoding ABC transporter ATP-binding protein — encoded protein: MTAMAPETTPMPNDILLDVQGLSVEYASPGTKPVTAVENVSFSLRRGEFVGLVGESGSGKSTLGFALTRLQKPPARISAGRILFGGRDIRELDAEELRRQRQGGFAMVLQSGMNALNPVRTVGNHFRDIFAAHGHVPKDARDARARELIGKVGLDASVLARYPGELSGGMRQRASIALALSLEPQLMVFDEPTTALDVLVQHAVMDTIKELQRAEHFTAILISHDLGIVLEATDRVMVMHEGHIVEDARSIDILERPQDEYTRMLLSHYADPRAEKIEIPGFLDAGTRRRQGRARTDVTETLPTVSSRDTRRADAAIVVQGVSKHYPAPRRGQDAVTAVDDVSFRLEPGEALALVGASGSGKSTIAKMLTGVEKPTSGTVHFGDVDVASLKRRGLRDLRKDVQMVFQDPYAALNPLHTVEYALTRPVMNYTTPRGSEARARVLELLETVGLTPVEQFAAKLPHQLSGGQRQRVVIARALASDPQVLIADEPVSMLDVSLRAGVLALLEDLRERWGISMLYITHDLLSARLVTQNILVLNGGRVVERGETAEVLQHPEDPYTIQLLDAVPNPTRIR
- a CDS encoding glycoside hydrolase family 1 protein; translated protein: MLAFPDGFLWGAATAAHQVEGNNTTSNWWAMEHAPGSPMVEPSGDAADHFHRYPEDMRLLADAGLNSYRFSVEWARIEPERGFVSRAMLDHYRRMIDTARENGLDPTVTLMHFTVPQWFQKDGFWRADDAVDLFARYVETVLPILDGIDYVCTINEPNIAAMLAGGEDAANLVAYGLPNPDLAVADTLLDAHHRATEILHSVPGVKAGWTIATQAFHSTGEPGADEMLATYGDPRDHWYLDQSAGDDFVGVQAYTRTFIGPEGPLPVSPDVETTLTGWEFFPEALEMGVRSAWERSGGVPVLVTENGIATADDTRRIAYTQGALEGLHRAISDGIDVRAYQHWSALDNYEWASGFRPTFGLIGFDHETFARSPKPSLAWLGEVARRNGL